The uncultured Desulfuromonas sp. genome has a segment encoding these proteins:
- a CDS encoding cytochrome c3 family protein codes for MRIRGSHVIFIFMAVLLPMVIRPYAFANDEACLECHDEVNETIDTRYYVHEPVRNKQCKICHAQNQPEVVSNPEDHSSSNRYVLDYGSSETTEKSQPINWLRENFSPAYHQFALINEKELKDRLILEIWYEQDGKKTIEYTTPQIATLETQTPQFQMLSIVGLEMTDFDTLLLPRATLRWTTNEPSRCTTRYGNNDLDATYEEDDLYTYDHHVDLRNFTSSGYVVEIKCRDPYRRIQSTQRFNILDLPNHEAQPTSTTATGNKITLKNLQNKLWIGVHSKQKATLSIGSQRTATPSGQPQVATTPQTAPQQTQQEDTKHLSLNTQFYTTTKVCYTCHNGLEPGQSHPVNVLPPLNMTIPPEYKLLQNGRISCMTCHSVHGGNTEYRLIKKSPKALCTGCHTNY; via the coding sequence ATGCGTATCCGTGGTTCACATGTCATTTTTATTTTTATGGCCGTGTTATTACCAATGGTCATCAGGCCATACGCATTCGCAAATGATGAGGCCTGTCTGGAATGCCATGACGAAGTTAATGAGACGATAGATACCCGTTATTATGTTCATGAACCGGTCCGCAACAAACAGTGCAAAATATGCCATGCCCAGAATCAGCCGGAGGTGGTGTCAAACCCAGAGGACCACTCTTCGTCAAATCGCTATGTTCTTGATTACGGTTCCTCAGAGACAACGGAAAAATCACAGCCAATCAACTGGCTGAGGGAAAATTTTTCTCCGGCATATCACCAGTTTGCGCTGATCAACGAGAAAGAACTCAAAGACCGGCTAATTCTTGAAATCTGGTACGAACAGGATGGTAAAAAGACCATCGAATACACAACACCGCAAATTGCAACACTTGAGACTCAGACGCCGCAATTTCAAATGTTGTCCATTGTCGGTCTTGAAATGACCGATTTCGACACCCTGTTGTTGCCACGGGCGACGCTGCGCTGGACGACCAATGAACCCAGTCGCTGTACGACCCGTTACGGTAACAACGATCTTGACGCAACCTACGAAGAAGATGATCTCTATACCTATGATCATCATGTTGATTTACGTAATTTCACCTCTTCGGGCTATGTCGTTGAGATCAAATGTCGCGACCCCTATCGTCGGATTCAATCAACGCAACGATTTAACATTCTCGATCTGCCGAACCATGAAGCGCAACCGACATCGACAACCGCCACCGGCAATAAAATCACTCTGAAGAACTTACAAAACAAGCTTTGGATCGGAGTTCATTCAAAACAAAAAGCCACACTGTCAATCGGGTCACAGCGGACAGCCACGCCCTCAGGTCAACCGCAAGTTGCGACAACGCCCCAGACAGCACCACAGCAAACACAACAGGAAGACACGAAGCATCTTTCGTTAAACACGCAATTTTATACCACAACAAAGGTTTGCTATACCTGTCACAACGGTCTTGAACCCGGTCAATCCCATCCGGTAAACGTCTTACCACCACTCAATATGACCATTCCACCGGAATACAAGCTTCTGCAGAATGGACGTATCAGCTGTATGACGTGCCACAGTGTTCACGGTGGTAATACCGAATACCGTCTGATCAAGAAATCCCCCAAGGCCCTATGCACCGGATGTCATACCAACTATTGA